A stretch of Aedes aegypti strain LVP_AGWG chromosome 2, AaegL5.0 Primary Assembly, whole genome shotgun sequence DNA encodes these proteins:
- the LOC5573295 gene encoding xanthine dehydrogenase/oxidase: MEVIFTINGKTFSVDPKTVPVDTSLNTFIRNHAHLSGTKFMCLEGGCGACIVNVNGIHPVTKEKSSWAVNSCLFPVFSCHGLDIVTVEGIGDKHDGYHVTQKVLAHFNGTQCGYCSPGMVMNMYSLLESNKGQVSMAEVENAFGGNMCRCTGYRPILDAFKSLAYDAEPRLKEICMDIEDLSKMCPKTGSPCSGKCSAAGKVSDRKGVHMTFAEDKEWHKVYNVSDVFAIFEKIGSKPYMLVAGNTAHGVYRRCDKLQVFVDVSSIEELRSNSLGNNLIIGANVSLTELMSILTNAASKNSSFGYCNELVKHIDLIANVPVRNTGTIAGNLSIKNQHKEFPSDLYLILEAVGSTLTIMESGGKTSVVTPSQFVNLDMKKKLVLNIIVPPLDPKFYVFRSFKIMPRAQNAHAYVNAAFLLKFNENKTKVEAASICFGGINPSFTHATSTENYLVGKNLFENAVVQEALKTLSNELQPDWVLPDASPEYRKNLAISLFYKFILNIATDGTETPIKPSFKSGGTVLERPVSTASQRFDTIKENYPLTKNIPKIEGLAQTSGEAKYANDLPALPNELYAAYVLGTEPHAQILNIDASEALKIPGVVAFFSAKDIPGVNNFMYFAGFMGDEVEPIFSAGKVEYHGQPIGMVVAETFALVNRAVKAVKVTYSKPEKKDIYPTVQDVLKAKANERIKEMGYSTHGDNYDKASEGDLKVKGHFEIGGQYHYYMETQTCVCIPIEDGMDVYSSTQWVDLTQMAIARMLKVPQNSLNLYVRRLGGGYGGKGTRATMVACACALAAHLTKRPVRLVMTLEANMEAIGKRYPVVSDYEVDVDKNGKIVKLYNEYVHDFGSTFNESMGHAGEFFSNCYDKSVFKTVAKGVRTDCASNTWCRAPGTTEGIAMIETIMEHIAFATGKDPLEVRLANMPEGIKMIELMPEFRADVEYDTRMKQIEQFNEENRWRKRGIAIVPMRYPLGYFGSLSAIVTIYHDDGTVAVSHGGIEMGQGMNTKVAQVVAHILNIPMDKVIVKPTNNLTAPNAICTGGSMTTETVSYAAKRACEIILERMKPVREENKDDSWETLVEKCHHKSVDLSATYMYKASDLTPYIIWGLSCSEVEVDILTGNVQLRRVDILEDVGESLSPGIDVGQIEGAFIMGLGYYLTEALVFDPENGALLTNRTWTYKPPGAKDIPVDFRVRFLQNSTNATGVLRSKATGEPAMNMTISIIFALRRALLAARKDAGLPSEWVSVGAPSTPDQIYKLAGNSVEHFTLN, translated from the exons TGCTTGTTCCCGGTGTTTTCCTGCCATGGACTGGACATCGTTACCGTGGAAGGTATTGGAGACAAGCATGATGGCTACCACGTCACCCAAAAGGTGTTGGCACACTTCAATGGGACCCAATGCGGATATTGTTCGCCGGGAATGGTCATGAACATGTACAGTCTGTTGGAATCCAACAAGGGTCAGGTTTCGATGGCCGAAGTTGAAAATGCCTTTGGAGGTAACATGTGCCGTTGTACCGGTTATCGACCCATTCTCGATGCATTCAAATCACTGGCCTATGATGCGGAACCTAGACTGAAAGAGATCTGTATGGACATCGAGGATCTGAGCAAGATGTGTCCAAAAACTGGATCTCCTTGTTCAGGAAAATGTTCTGCTGCGGGAAAAGTGTCCGACAGAAAGGGTGTACATATGACTTTCGCTGAAGACAAAGAATGGCACAAAGTGTACAACGTAAGTGATGTCTTCGCTATTTTTGAAAAGATTGGATCAAAACCGTACATGCTAGTCGCTGGAAATACTGCTCATG GAGTCTACCGTCGATGTGACAAACTTCAGGTATTCGTCGATGTTAGCTCCATCGAGGAGCTACGATCAAATTCTCTTGGTAACAACTTGATAATTGGAGCTAACGTGTCACTGACGGAACTGATGAGCATCCTGACCAACGCAGCGAGTAAAAATTCGAGCTTTGGATACTGCAATGAGCTTGTCAAACACATTGATTTGATTGCCAACGTTCCAGTGCGTAATACCGGAACGATTGCTGGAAATTTGAGCATCAAGAACCAGCACAAAGAGTTTCCCTCTGATTTGTACCTTATTCTGGAAGCTGTTGGATCTACTTTAACTATTA TGGAATCCGGCGGAAAGACTAGCGTTGTTACACCTTCGCAATTCGTCAATCTGGATATGAAGAAAAAGTTAGTTTTGAACATCATTGTTCCTCCGTTGGATCCCAAGTTCTATGTTTTCCGTTCCTTCAAGATCATGCCACGAGCCCAAAATGCACATGCTTACGTTAACGCCGCTTTCTTGCTGAAATTCAATGAGAACAAAACCAAAGTGGAAGCTGCATCCATTTGCTTTGGTGGTATCAATCCCAGC TTCACCCACGCCACTTCAACCGAAAACTACCTTGTtggaaaaaatctgtttgagAACGCGGTCGTCCAAGAGGCTCTGAAAACGCTCTCGAACGAGCTTCAACCAGATTGGGTTCTACCGGATGCATCTCCAGAGTATCGCAAAAATCTAGCAATATCTCTGTTCTACAAGTTTATTCTGAATATCGCCACTGATGGAACCGAAACTCCTATCAAACCATCGTTCAAATCTGGTGGAACGGTTCTTGAACGCCCAGTTTCTACTGCTTCACAACGTTTCGATACGATTAAGGAAAACTATCCTCTGACGAAGAACATTCCCAAGATAGAAGGCCTTGCGCAAACATCTGGCGAAGCTAAATACGCCAACGACTTACCGGCACTTCCTAATGAGTTATACGCGGCATATGTGCTGGGAACCGAACCACATGCCCAAATTCTGAATATTGATGCTTCGGAAGCTCTG aaaattcctGGCGTGGTGGCATTCTTTTCAGCGAAAGACATTCCTGGCGTTAACAACTTCATGTATTTCGCAGGATTCATGGGCGACGAAGTAGAACCGATTTTCAGTGCTGGTAAAGTCGAATACCATGGGCAACCGATCGGTATGGTCGTCGCGGAAACCTTTGCTCTTGTGAATCGAGCTGTTAAAGCCGTCAAAGTTACGTACAGCAAGCCAGAAAAGAAGGATATCTACCCTACAGTTCAGGATGTACTGAAAGCGAAGGCCAATGAGCGCATCAAAGAAATGGGCTACAGCACTCACGGGGACAACTACGACAAAGCTTCCGAAGGGGATCTGAAAGTCAAGGGACATTTTGAAATCGGCGGACAGTATCACTACTATATGGAAACACAAACGTGCGTCTGTATCCCCATCGAGGACGGCATGGACGTGTACTCTTCAACGCAATGGGTTGACTTGACCCAGATGGCAATTGCTAGAATGTTGAAAGTACCTCAGAATAGTCTTAATTTGTACGTTCGTAGACTTGGTGGTGGTTATGGTGGTAAGGGAACTCGTGCGACTATGGTTGCTTGCGCTTGTGCCCTTGCGGCTCATTTGACCAAAAGACCGGTTAGGTTGGTTATGACCTTGGAGGCTAACATGGAGGCCATTGGTAAACGTTATCCAGTTGTCTCTGACTACGAGGTAGACGTTGACAAGAATGGAAAGATTGTAAAGTTGTACAACGAATACGTGCATGATTTTGGATCCACATTCAACGAATCAATGGGCCATGCAGGAGAATTTTTCAGTAATTGCTATGACAAAAGCGTCTTCAAGACAGTCGCCAAAGGTGTTCGTACGGACTGTGCCAGCAATACATGGTGTCGTGCTCCAGGTACAACTGAAGGAATTGCTATGATTGAAACCATCATGGAACATATCGCTTTTGCTACTGGAAAGGATCCCCTGGAGGTTCGCCTTGCTAACATGCCGGAAGGTATCAAAATGATTGAATTGATGCCAGAATTCCGTGCGGATGTTGAGTACGATACCAGAATGAAGCAAATTGAACAGTTCAACGAAGAGAATCGTTGGCGAAAGCGTGGAATAGCCATCGTTCCAATGAGATATCCTTTGGGCTACTTTGGATCACTGTCAGCCATTGTCACCATTTATCATGACGATGGAACAGTTGCTGTCTCCCACGGTGGTATCGAAATGGGACAAGGCATGAACACTAAAGTTGCCCAAGTTGTTGCTCATATTCTTAACATTCCTATGGACAAAGTTATCGTCAAGCCCACAAACAACCTTACTGCACCCAATGCGATTTGCACTGGTGGTAGTATGACTACTGAAACGGTATCTTAT GCTGCTAAACGTGCTTGCGAAATCATTTTGGAGCGAATGAAGCCAGTTCGCGAAGAAAATAAGGACGATTCCTGGGAAACATTGGTTGAGAAGTGCCACCATAAGAGCGTTGACCTTTCCGCAACATACATGTACAAAGCTTCGGATTTAACTCCATACATTATCTGGGGATTGAGCTGCTCGGAAGTCGAGGTGGACATTCTTACCGGAAATGTGCAGCTGCGCCGTGTGGATATTCTCGAAGATGTCGGTGAAAGCTTGAGTCCAGGAATTGACGTGGGACAAATCGAAGGAGCGTTCATAATGGGACTGGGGTACTATCTAACCGAGGCACTGGTATTTGATCCAGAAAATGGAGCTCTTCTGACAAACCGTACCTGGACCTACAAACCTCCGGGCGCTAAAGACATTCCTGTTGATTTCCGAGTTCGTTTCCTGCAGAACAGTACGAATGCTACTGGAGTTTTGCGTTCGAAAGCAACCGGAGAGCCGGCAATGAACATGaccatttcaataatttttgcaTTGAGACGTGCTTTGTTGGCTGCCCGTAAGGATGCCGGATTGCCATCCGAGTGGGTCTCGGTTGGCGCACCATCGACGCCAGATCAAATCTATAAGTTAGCTGGCAACTCGGTTGAACATTTCACTCTAAATTAA